A genomic stretch from Arachis stenosperma cultivar V10309 chromosome 3, arast.V10309.gnm1.PFL2, whole genome shotgun sequence includes:
- the LOC130969041 gene encoding protein FAF-like, chloroplastic, translating to MMSNMIQNQSMLPPLMKIEEDESMVKLKQGIVTILTPSSASSLRRTLSADMSSKKWMHDLQQQQQEEKDNQDSFKMKKIASSEELTQHLPNNSYSSSSSSDEGEEEEEEAERERLAIWSSILKNKKEEQEKSRGGFDTWGSIMSMKSDSDGNSNNKNNQSLEMTKSLPVSVTITPYVHPLVKRSKSSLSDKSLEICTESLGSETGSDSLLFSSSSSSPSFPSGESEKVVKESEQEQEQEEQQEQEENIHVAAITKSKLLSHPRCFPPPLPSLSFRGCNKNKEDSSSSSSSLHMKPHRDNGRLVLQAVSLPSNNNFNAQRQDGRLVLTFANDQEVPEVEEEENYDDEGMEEEEEFEEEEEEDDEEEEEEEEEEESEVVMEKKAPLMSSGITTTTTTTVNSGGGNLHRLTLMMNNNSNNNKTIGLVNRNMNPNWSDKFNKKGMNMNLEDVNVSVVARLIPSSPGSAASPPPPPSFNLNAYEYFWKTPKPSSKLPNNNNNNNNEQHQQLLVLRAKNGDYLVHNFKGCKDSRRSLLFWEPYCIATS from the coding sequence ATGATGAGCAACATGATCCAAAATCAAAGCATGCTACCACCATTGatgaaaatagaagaagatgaaagcaTGGTGAAGCTGAAGCAAGGCATAGTCACCATTTTAACACCCTCCTCTGCTTCTTCCTTAAGGAGGACACTCTCTGCTGACATGTCCTCCAAGAAatggatgcatgatcttcaacaacaacaacaagaggAAAAAGATAACCAAGATTCCTTCAAGATGAAGAAGATCGCTTCGTCGGAGGAGCTCACGCAACACCTTCCCAATAATTCatattcctcttcttcttcttctgacgaaggagaagaagaggaggaggaagcaGAAAGGGAGAGGCTCGCCATTTGGAGCTCGATCCTTAAGAACAAGAAAGAGGAGCAAGAGAAATCCAGGGGAGGGTTCGATACATGGGGATCAATCATGTCCATGAAGAGCGACAGCGACGGCAACagcaacaacaagaacaatcaGAGCCTTGAAATGACGAAATCGTTGCCGGTGAGTGTGACGATTACACCTTATGTTCATCCTCTTGTGAAGAGATCGAAGAGCTCTCTCAGTGATAAGAGCCTTGAAATCTGCACTGAGAGTCTTGGATCAGAGACTGGCTCTGATTCCttgctcttctcctcttcttcttcttctccttctttcccTTCAGGGGAATCAGAGAAGGTAGTGAAAGAATcagaacaagaacaagaacaagaagaacaacaagaacaagaagagAACATTCATGTTGCTGCAATAACAAAGAGTAAGTTGTTATCGCATCCAAGGTGTTTTCCTCCACCACTTCCTTCACTTTCTTTCCGTGGTtgtaataagaacaaggaagattcttcttcttcttcctcttcactGCACATGAAGCCGCACCGTGACAATGGAAGGTTGGTTCTTCAAGCTGTATCACTCCCTTCAAACAACAACTTCAACGCTCAACGTCAAGACGGTCGTCTCGTCCTCACTTTCGCCAATGATCAGGAAGTTCCCGAAGTCGAAGAAGAGGAGAATTATGATGATGAAGGTatggaggaagaggaggagtttgaagaagaagaagaagaagatgatgaagaagaagaagaagaagaggaggaggaggaaagTGAAGTTGTTATGGAGAAGAAAGCGCCATTAATGTCAAGTGGGATTACTACTACTACCACTACTACTGTTAATAGTGGCGGTGGTAATCTTCATAGGCTAACATTGATGATgaacaacaacagcaacaacaacaaaacaatTGGGTTGGTGAATAGAAACATGAATCCAAATTGGTCAGACAAGTTCAACAAGAAAGGGATGAACATGAATTTGGAGGATGTGAATGTTAGTGTTGTTGCAAGGTTGATTCCTTCATCACCAGGATCAGCagcatcaccaccaccaccaccttctttcaatctcaatgcctatgaatacttttGGAAGACACCAAAACCTTCTTCTAAACTtccaaacaacaacaacaacaacaacaatgagcAACACCAACAGTTGCTGGTGCTAAGAGCCAAGAATGGTGACTACTTGGTTCACAATTTCAAGGGCTGCAAGGATTCTAGAAGGTCCTTGCTCTTCTGGGAACCTTATTGCATTGCCACTTCCTGA
- the LOC130967432 gene encoding uncharacterized protein LOC130967432: MGETSSTVDDDFLLKAFFAEVSEVERDNEVLRILSCFKLNPFEYLNLPFDSSIDDVKKQYRKLSLMVHPDKCNHPQAKEAFGALAKAQQLLLDQNERDYLLSQVNSAKEELRVKRKKQLKKDTASKIKSLVEEGKYDQQYEKSEEFQQELKMKVRELLTEQEWRRRKMQMRISEEEGRLKKDEEEQKEMWKRKREHEEEWEGTREKRVSSWRDFMKGGKKTKKGEIRPPKLKTEDPNKSYVQRPVKRG, translated from the exons ATGGGAGAGACGAGCTCCACCGTCGACGACGATTTTCTTCTCAAAGCTTTCTTCGCCGAAGTCAGCGAGGTTGAGAGAGATAACGAAGTCCTCAg GATTTTGTCTTGCTTTAAGCTAAATCCATTTGAGTATCTGAACCTACCATTTGATTCATCGATTGATGATGTGAAAAAGCAATACCGTAAG TTGTCATTGATGGTTCACCCTGACAAGTGTAACCATCCACAGGCAAAGGAGGCTTTTGGAG CACTAGCCAAAGCTCAGCAATTATTACTTGATCAAAATGAAAGAGATTACCTTCTTAGCCAAGTTAATTCAGCAAAAG AAGAACTTAGAGTCAAGAGGAAGAAGCAGTTGAAGAAAGATACAGCATCGAAAATTAAGTCTTTGGTTGAAGAG GGAAAATATGACCAGCAATATGAAAAATCAGAAGAGTTCCAGCAAGAGCTGAAAATGAAGGTTCGTGAACTATTAACAGAACAAGAATGGAGGAGACGAAAAATGCAAATGAGG ATATCAGAGGAGGAAGGCAGATTAAAAAAGGATGAAGAGGAACAAAAAGAGATGTGGAAAAGAAAGCGTGAACATGAGGAAGAGTGGGAAGGAACGAGAGAAAAGAGG GTGTCAAGTTGGAGAGATTTTATGAAGGGTGGAAAGAAG ACTAAGAAAGGAGAAATTCGCCCCCCAAAGCTCAAGACAGAAGATCCCAACAAATCCTATGTTCAGAGACCGGTTAAGAGAGGTTAG